A window of Nocardiopsis sp. Huas11 genomic DNA:
TGTCCCCTGGCCGCAGGTCCAGGTAGGCCTGGTGGGAGAACCGCGCCAGCAGGCCGCGGTGGGTCAGTCCGACCGCCCGGGGCGTACCGGTGGTGCCCGATGTGAACAGCACGGAGCACAGTTGCTCGGGGTGGGCCGGGAGGGGCGGTGGCGGTGTGCGTCCGCCGTCAGAGTCCCCGAGGCGTACGACCGTGCGTCCGGCGCCCCATGTCTCGTCGAACCCGGGTCCGGCGAGGACGAACGCGGCACCCGCCTCGTCGAGCATGGCCTCGGCGCGTGTTGGAGGTGTCCGTGCGGACAGGGGCAGGTAGGCGGCGCCTGCCTTGAGGACCGCGAGCAGCCCGACAGCCAGGTCGGTCAGTGCCTCGTGTTGGACGCCGACGACGGTTCCCGGGACCGCGCCCGCTCGCCGCAGGACACCCGCCAGTGCGTCCGAACTCTCAACCAGGGCGCTGTAGGTGAGTGACTCCGACTCTCCGAGCACGGCCCAGCGGTGCGGGGCGCGCTCGGCGACGGCGTCCACCGCCGTGTGCAGGGAAGTGGGGGGCGATCGGCGAACCGCGGCGCTGTCCGGGGATGTCATGGACCACTCCTTCTTCGTGCCGTCAGTTGAGCCGACGTCGCATGATCATCTGGATCGACCGGTCCGGTGCGCGGCTCGGCACGGGGCTGAACCCCGCCTGGACGAACATGGCGGAGGTACCGGGGAAGGCCGAAGGGGTATCGATCCGCTTGTCACGCGGTTTGACCGGGTACCCCTCGAAGGCCTCGGCCCCCCGCTCGCGGGCGTACTCGACGGCCGCTCGCAGAAGCTCGTGCGCCAACCCCAGGTGCCGGTAGTCGCGATGGACGAAGTAGCACACCGTGGACCAGACCTTCTCCGGAGGCTCCGATCCCTCGGCAGGGGTCAGCGCGGGGGACCTGCTGAGCCGGCCGAACGCCGAGCGCGGACCGATCGAGCACCATGCGGCGGGAACGCCGTCCGCGTAGGCCAGCAGCCCGACCTCCTCGCCGTCGTCGACCTTGCCCCGCATCGCGGTGCGGTTGCCCTCGCCGCGGTTCTCGATCGCGTCCTTCTGAGTGCCCCGCTGCCACATGCACCAGCAGCGCCCCGGGATCGCCGCGGAGGTGAACAGGGCCTCGAAATCGTCCCAACGCTCCACGGTGAGCGGCTTGACGTCCACATCCGTCGGCTGTTTCCGCGCTTTCGCCACGGGAGGCCTCCTCCTTCATCGTTGACGGGTCGATTTCACAGGTAAGCGCGCGCCTGGAGCCGGTACAGCTCGGCGTACATGCCGTCCGCCTCCATGAGTTCGGTGTGCGAACCGGTTTCCACCAGCCGCCCATGGTCCATGACCACGATCACGTCGGCCGAGCGCACGGTCGAGAAACGGTGCGTGACCAGGACGGTGACGCCGCCGGTGGTGCGTGCGCTCTCACGGGACGCGGCGGCGTAGCGGTCGAACAGTGACTTCTCGGTCACCGGGTCCAGGTTCGCCGTCGGCTCGTCGAAGACCGTGAGCAGCGGGGCCGGGCGCATCAGCGCGCGGGCCAGCGCCAGCTTCTGCCACTGTCCGCCGGACAGATCGGATCCGTCCGGGTAGGAGGAGCCGAGGCGGGTGGCGAGGCCGTCCGGTGTCGCACCGGGGACCTCCGTGGCGCCGGCCCGCTCCAACGCGGTGCGGATCGCTGCTTCGTCCTCCGACCGGGGCAGGTCGCCGATCCCGACGACCGAACCGAGCGGCAACTCGAAGCGTTCGAAGTCCTGGAACGCGGCCGTGGTCGCCGCGCGCCACGCCGCCGGGTCCAGATCGCGGATGTCGGTGGTGTCGGCGGTGATGCGTCCGGACGTCGGCTGGTACAGACCGAACAGCAGTTTCACCAAGGTGGTCTTGCCGGCGCCGTTCTCCCCGACGATGGCGACCGTCGTGCCCGCGCGGATGCGCAGCCCGATCCGGTCGAGAGTGTTCCGATCGGAGTCGGGATAGCTGAAGGACACGTCGTGCAGGGTGATGCCCTCGCGCAGCCGGTCCGGGACGGTCGCCTCCCCTCCGCGGGACGCCGCGGTCCGCGCGTGGTTCTCGAGCCAGTCCAGCCGGCCGACGGCACGCAGGCAGACGTGCATCATGCCGACGGTGCCGACGAGCCCGCCCACCTGCCCGTTCAGCTGGAGGACGATGGCGACGGCCGCGGCCAGGTCCCCTGCCGTCGCCGTTCCCTCGGCGAACCGCCAGAGGACGGTGGCGAGCGCTGCTCCGAAGCCGGCGCAGAACACGGCCCATCCGGCCACAGCGATCAGCGAACCGCGCAGTCGGGCGCGCAACCGGACCGATTCGATGGTGCGCCAGAACGCGTCGAAACGTCGTGGCAGTTCGTCGTGCAGTGCGAAGACACGCAGTTCCTTCGCGGCGGTGGAGCTGGTGGCCAGATCGAGTAGGCCGTTGGCCTGGTACCAGTGCTCGAGGGTGCCGTCCTTGGCCGCCCGGTCCAGGTCGGCGGACTTGCGGCTGGCAAGGAAGGCCGGCACGGCGAACAGCGGCAGCAGGACCAGAAGCGGGTCCAGGGCGAAGAGGACGGCCATGGTCAGCAGAGCGCGTGCGGCCAGGCCGAGCACGGAGGCGAAGGTGCCGAGCGTCATGACCAGCTGGGCGCGCTCGAACCGCAGCATCTCCAGTTTGCGGCGGTACTCCGCCCGCTCGTGGTGGTCGAGTTCGGGCAGAGTCGCTGCGATGCTCATGACTCTGCGGTCGATGTACAGGCCGGTGCGCTCGGTCAGGTCGGCCTTGATCCGTACCCCGCCGTGGGAGGCCAGCCTGCCCAGCGTGAGCAGTGCCGCCATGGCCACGACGGAGGTCACGGCACGTGCCGACTCTCCCTGACTGAGCGCGTCCACCAGGACCTTGAGGGCCCACACGGCGGCGACTGGACACATCTCCAGAAGGGTGAGCGTGAACAGCAGGACGGTGCGCCCCTTGTCGGCTTCGAGAGCGAAGCGCAGGACCGTCCGCAGCGGCCGCAGCGAGACATTCTTCATCGCGCACCTTCCGGGGGACTGGTGAACGCCGCCGCCTGGAGGCGGAACAGCGAGCCGTAGCGGGTATCGCGACCGCACAGGTCGTCGTGGGTGCCGTGCTCACGGACACGTCCGTCCTCCAGGACGGCGATGGTGTCGGCCCGGCGCACAGTGGCGAAGCGGTGCGAGATCAGGATGATGGTCGGGTCCGTCTCCAGTCCCAGCAGATGGTTGAAGAAGTCGGCTTCGGCCCGCACGTCCAGACTGGCCGTGGGTTCGTCGAGGATCAGGACACGGGCTCCTCCTCTGACCGCGAACAGGCCGCGGGCCAGGGCCAGGCGCTGCCACTGTCCGCCGGAGAGCTCGGCGCCCTTGCTGTGCAGACGGTTGAGAACGGTGTCCCAGCCGTGCGGGAGCCCTTCGACGGCTTCCGCCAGGCCCGCCTGCTCCGCGGCGCGGACGATGGCGGCGCGGTCCTCGCGCAGGGCCGGCGCGCCGAGGGCGATGTTGTCGGCGACCGAGAGGTCGAAGCGCACGAAGTCCTGGAAGACGGCGGCGACGGTGCTCTGCCATGAGCGTGGATCGGCACCGCGCAGGTCGGTGCCGTCCACGGTGATCCGGCCGCTCGTGGGCCGGTGCAGGCCGGCCAGCAGTTTGACCAGGGTGGTCTTACCCGCGCCGTTGAGGCCGACGAGTCCGAGTGAGCCTCCCGCGGGGATGGTCAGGTCCAGTCCGGCCAGGACCTCCCGCTCGGTGCCGGGATAGCGGAAGGAGACCTCCTCGAACCGGATCTCCCGTGACAGTGCGGGTGCGGGCGGCAGGGGCCGGGCCGGAGGGGCCGGGTCGATCGCGCGGAGCTCGTCCTCCAGTTCGCCCGCTGCGGAGATGGGACGGGAACCGTACTCGGCGTAGATGTCCTGGGTGGACATCAGCGGCAGGGAACCCAGACCCAGCACAGCGAGGACGAAGGTCGTGAACTGCCCAGGGGATATCTGCCCGCCGACGGCGGAGGAGGCCAGCAGACCCAGCACGACGAGGTCGGCCACCAGCGTCGGTACCAGGACCAGGATGAGGGACCGTCGGCCGCTTCCGCGCTGGGCCCAGATCCCCCGCATGGCGGACACCCATGCGGTGTCGAAGCCTCGAACCACCCATGCGCCCAGACCGAAGACACGGAGCTCCTTGGCGGCGCGCGGAGTGGTGGCCAGTTCACGAAGGTAGTCGGCTCTGCGCAGTGCGCCCTTCTGTTCGGAGTCGGCGGCGTGGGCGCTGAGGATGCTCCGCCGTGAGGCCTCCCGGGCCACCGCCCGCGACAGGATCAGCAGCAGTGGTACCCACCAGGTGAACGCGAACAGGACGGCCGCCGAAACGAGTGCCGCGAGCGTCGTCCCGGCGACCGTGGCCAGGGCGGGCACGGCGAAGAGCGGAGCGTAGTCGGTGGGTGCGAAATGCCGGGCGGAGGCGAGGCGCTCCCGCACGGAGGTCCGTGCGAGGTGGTCGATGCCGGATGGTGCCATGGTCGCCCGCATGACGCGACCGCCCAGGCTCGCCATGGAACGCGCCCCGAGCAGCTCACCGACCGTCTCCTGGAACGGTGGCAGCGTCTGTTGGAGCAGGACCAGGACGACGATCGCGCAGAAGAGAGGCAGGACGGCGGAGAAGAGCGACTCCGGGGACGTGCGATCCGCCTCCAGGACCGCCGTGACGAGGGAACCGACGGTGACCGCCACGGCCGCGGGAAGGACGGCCGCGGACAGCAGGAGCACTCCCAGCAGGCCGGAGTAGCCGGGTGCCGCGGCCGCCACCGTACCTGCCAGCCGAAGCTGTGGTGGCAGCCGGCGGTGCCAGGGGCGGGTCTTACTGAACATCAGACTCCTTTACTCGTAGGCGCCGGCCCGGCTCCACCGCAGGACCTGTTCCCGGTCGGCGCCGTCGACCAGCGGGAGGGAGCCGACCGGGGTGTCCGGTCGGCCGGACGCGGAGGAGAGCACGGCGCTCAGGGCCGATCCGATGCCCTGGACGGTCTCCCGGTCCCACAGGTCCGACGCGTACTCGAAGGCCCCGACGATCCTGGGACCGTCGACGAGCGCGAGGCCGAGGTCGAACTTCGCCGATGCGCCCGGAAGGTGCATTCGCTCGACGCGCAGGTGTTCGAACGGCTCGGACTCGGGCGTGGCCGGATTCATGGCCAGGGTGATCCGTACCGGAGGAGCGGCGTCGCGGTCCGGAGGTTCGGCGGACGCGTCCAGATGGGCGAGCCCGCCGAGGACGGCGTCACCGGCCTGGTCGACCAGAGCGGAGAACGGCATGCTCGGCTCGGCCCGGAGCCGCAGGGGCAGCAGTGTTGCGAACAGACCCGCGACAGGTTGCAGGTCAGGGTGCCGTCGGCCGTCGAAGGGCACCCCCACCACGAGGTCGTCACCAGCCTCCAGGCGGTGCAACAGCGCCGCGTACCCGGCCAGCACGGCCGCGAAGAACGTGGTGCCGCGCTCGCGCGCGAGCAGCCGGAGTCCGGCGGCTGGACCCGGGGGCATGTGCCAGGGCACAGTGCCCCCGCGGGGGCCCACCTGTGGGGGGCGGGGCCGGTCGTAGGGCAGACCGGCGGGCGGTACCGCGCCCCGCAGCCGTTCCCTCCAGTAGCTCCGCTGGGCGTCCCACGCGCCCGACCGCGTCCTGGCCCGCTGCCACAGCGCGAAGTCCTGATAGGACACCGGCAGCTCCGGGAGCATCGGGGACCGTTCGGCGCGGGCCGCGGAGTACAGCTCACCCAGGTCGCGCAGCAGGATGTCGGAGGAGGCGCCGTCGGCCGCCAGGTGGTGGGTCAGCAGCAGGAGGACGTGCTCCTCGGGCTGCAGCGCGATGAGATGCGCGCGCAGCAGCGGGGAGCGTGCGGGATCCACGCCCCGGGTGACCTCTCCCGCGAGTAGCTCGTGCAGGGCGTCCGAGCGTTCCTTCGGAGGGAGGGCCGTGAGCGTCGTGCGTGCGAGGCCGACAGGCGCGGCCGGTGCGGTGTCCTGAACGAAGCCGCCACCGCTGTATCGCACGGTCGTGCGCAGCACCGCATGCCGCTGGACGAGGGCGGTGATCGCCTCCTCCAGCAGATCCGCTGCCAAGGGGCCGTGCAGTCGTATCGTGATGGGCAGTTGATAGGCGTGCCCGCCCTTCACCCGCTCATGCAGCGCCACGGCGAGCTGGGCGCGGGTGACCGGGACGGGCTCACCCGGGGCGGAGGGTACACCGCCGGGCGGTGTCGGCTGGCGGGCCAACAACCGATCGCGCACGTCGCCGCGCAGATGGCGTGTGGCACCCCCGGTGTCCGTTTCGGGCATGTCAGTGCTCTCCTGGCTCGTCCAGACGCCGCAGCGCCTCCTCCGGGGGCAACGCCGACAGCTCGGTGACGAGGTCGGCGAACGTCGGGCTCTGTGCCGAGCGGTCTCGCTCCTCGTCGATGAGGGCGGCGATGCGCGCGACAGTGGGCCGCAGGTACACCTCGCCGGGGGAGATGCGCACTCCGAAGACCGAGCGCACACGCACGAGGATGCGCATGGTCTGCATGCTGGTCACTCCGAGCTCGAACAGGTCGGCTTCGGTGTCGAGGACCGCCTGGCCCAGCAACGGCCCGACCACCTCCTCGACCAGACGGCGTTCGGTCGGTGTGGCCGGAGACCGCCCCTGCTGTGGCGCTTCCGGCGAGGGGAGGGCCGATCGGTCCACCTTGCCGCTGGGCGTGAGCGGAACGCGGTCGAGCCACATGAATGCGTGGGGCACCATATACCCCGGCAGCAGCTCGGCAAGCCTCCTGCGCGCTTCCTGGCCGTCGTCGGCGGTGTCGCCGCTGAGATAGGCGGTCAGTCGTGTCGTGTGCGACGAATCGTCGGGTTCGACCACGGCCTGGCGTACACCGGGGAGCCCGGCCAGGACGGACTCGATCTCACCGAGTTCGACGCGTTGTCCGCTGATCTGGACCTGCCGGTCGAGTCGGCCGAGGTATTCCAGATCTCCGTCGGACCGCCAGCGGGCCAGGTCACCGGTGCGATAGACGCGTTCACCGGGGCCGGGGGCGAAGGGGTCGGGGAGGAACCGCTCGGCGGTCAGGCCGGGCCGGCCGAGGTACCCGCGGGCCGTGCCCGATCCGCCGACATAGAGCTCGCCGGGCATACCGACGGGGACCGGGCGCATCCGGGAGTCCAGCACGTACGCCCGATGGTTGGCCATGGCGCGGCCGATCGGCGGCGAGGCGTGCCACGCTCCGACGACCCGTTTGGCGATGGTCGTGACGGTGTTCTCCGTCGTCCCGTAGCCGTTGTAGAACGCGCACCCGGTCGCCGCCCACCGGGAGGCGAGCCCTCCAGGGAAGGCCTCTCCGCCGACGAAGGCGACGCGCAGCCGCGGCAGTTCCTCGGGTTCCAGCAGCGCCATCACCGCCGGTGGAAGGTCGACGACGGTCGCGCCGCTGCGTGCCAGCAGATCCGTCAGTCGATGCGGGTCGCGCCGGTCCTGCTCACCGCACATGACCAGTCTGCCGCCGCTGAGTAGCGTGCCGAAGATCTCGAACACCGAGACGTCGAAGGTGAGCGCGGCGAACTGGGGGATGACGTCCGCCTCGTCGAGCGAGAACATCTCCCGCACGGTGGCGATGAACTGCGACACGTTGGCATGGCTCACGGCGACGCCCTTGGGCGCCCCGGTGCTGCCGGAGGTGAAGAGAACGTAGGCGGCGTTGTCCGGCCGCGCGGGGCGGGGCGCCGGGAAGGCCCGGTCCCCTGGCTCGTCCTCCGGCCCGATGACCGGACCGACGCCATCGAACCTGCCATGGTGCTCTGCGTCCGCGACCACGGCGCACACGCCCGCGTTCGCGAGCAGCGAGTGGTTCCGCTCGGTCGGGTGCTCCGGTTCGACAGGGACGTAGGCCGCACCCGCCTTGAGCACGCCCAGGACGGCCGCGATACGGGCGTTGGACCGGTTCACACACACGCCGACCAGGTCCTCCGGCCCGACTCCGTGGGCGCGGATGCTACGCGCGAGCCGGTCGGACCAGGCGTCCAGTTCCCGGTAGGTGAGCTCCCGACCGTGCGATTCCAGGGCCACGGCGTCGGGGGTGCGCGCCGCCTGCTCCGCGAAGGCCGCGTCGAGGGTCGCGGGGCGACGCGGCACCGCGGTCCGGTTCCACTCCCGTGTCACGCGGCGCTGCTCGGTCGCCGACATCAGGGGCAGGTCCCCGATCGTGCGCTCGGGCTCGGCCATACCGTCGGCGAGGAGGGTCTCCACTGCGCCGAGCAGTGTGCGGATCGTGTCGGTGTCGAAGAGACCGGTGTTGTATTCCGCCAGGAGGTAGGTGCCGTCCGGGTTCGTGCCGATCTCCACCGCCAACTCGAAGCGGGCACCGCCGTTGGGCTGGGGCCGGAGCTCGAAGCACAGGGCGCCGCGGCCGTCGTCCTCCGACGGGTCGTCGACGGCCGCCAGACCGGCGGCCGACTGCAGGGTGAGCGTCGCCTGGACCAGGGGCAGCCTGTCGGCGGGACGGGGCGGACGCACGGCTTCGACGACCTCCGCCAACGGTAGGTCCTGCCACTCCAGGGCATCGAGGACGGCCGAGGCGGCGGCGGCCACGACGTCCGCGAAGGCCTGGTCTCCGCGCAGCGATCCCCGCAGGGGCAGGACATTGGTGAAGCAGCCGATGGTCGAGCGGGTCGGAGACTGGTTGCGGTTGGCCACCGCCGAGCCGATGACGAGGTCCTCCTGCCCTGTCCAGCGGTGCAGCACGGCTTGGAACGCGGCCGTGAACACGGCGAGCGTCGGGACCCCCTGAGCTCGTGCGAACGCGTCCACGTCGGAAAGGGGGGCCCGGTCCATCGGCACCACCTCGACGGCGCCTTCGAAGGTCCGCTGTGAGCCGGGGGCGCGGTCGGTCGGTAGGCTCAGCGGCTCGGCGCCTTCCAACGCGGCGCGGGCGCGGCGCCGTGCGCCGTCCGCCTGGGGGCCTTCCAACCAGGTTCGCTGCCACTGCGCGTAGTCGACGTAGCGTGGCGCGGACGGCTCGGGGAGGGCGGGACCGCCGGTCTCGGCCAGGTAGGCGGCCCGCAACTCACCCAGCCACAGGGTGACGGACCAGCCGTCACAGACCACGTGGTGCGTGATCCAGAGGAGTTCGTGGTGGTCGGCCGCCAGACGGATGAGGCACGCCCGCGCGAGCGGAGCCCGGCCGAGATCGAACGGTTCGTTCGCCCTGCGCGCGCACAGTGCGTCGAGCGACCGCTCCTGCTCGTGCCCGGCCAGAGCGGAGAGGTCCTCGGTGTCCAGGAGCACCCGCGCCTCCTCCACGACGCGCTGGACAGGGATTCCGTCCTTGTCGACGATGTGGGTCCTCAGCACCTCGTGCCTGCGCTCCAGCCGGTGGAGCGCGCGTTCGAGCGCGGAGCGGTCCAGGGCGCCACGCAGGGCCACGCGCGTGGCGACGTTGTACATGGACTGGCCGGGAAACGTCTGGTCCAGGATCCACAGCTGTTCCTGTTGGAGGCTCAACGGCCAGTCACCGACTGCCGCACGCGGTCCGCGCTCCAGCCTGGGGCCCGACTCGGTCGTGTCCGCGCCGAGCCCGCGCAGGAACGCCGCCCGTCGTTCGGGTGAGAGTCGGGCCAGCCGTCGGATCAGATCGCTCATTCGCAGATCCCGTCACTCGGAGGTGTCGGCCAGGGGCTCGTCCGGGTCGGAGAGCGCGGCCGTGAGACGCTCGGCGTCCGCGCGCACGCGCGGGTCCCGGTCCAGTTCCGCGGCGATCGCCGTCGGGGTGGGCTCGGCGTACAGGTCGACCAGGGAGAACGAGGCGTGGAACAGCCCCCTGAGCCGGGCTATGAACTGGGCGGCGAGCAGCGAGTTGCCGCCCAACGCGAAGAAGTCCTCGTTCCGACCGATGGTGTGGTGGACCTCCAGGACGTCCATGAACAGCGCGCGGACGAGTTCCTCCGTGGGGGTGCCGGGTGCGGTGGACATGACGCCGCCGTCCGGCACCGTCTCGGTTTCCGGAACGTCGGGCAGGGCGTTGCGGTCCACCTTGCCGCTGAGGGTGAGGGGGAGCCGGCTCATCACCGCGATCCGTTCGGGCACGCTGTAGGCGGGGAGACGGTCGGTCAGGAACGCCCTGAGCTCGGACTCCGAGACATCCTGTGCGGCGACGTGGCCGATGAGTCCGAGACGGCCACTGGAACCCTCGCGGACGGTGACGACGGCCTGCGCCACCGCCGGGTGGGCCTCCAGGACCGCCGCGGTCTCGCCGGGCTCCACCCGGTTGCCGCGGATCTTCACCTGCTCGTCCAGGCGCCCCAGGAACTCCAGGGTGCCGTCCGAGTGGAACAGGGCGAGGTCGCCGGTGCGGTAGAGGCGGTCGCCCGGCGCGTCGGGGAACGGGTCGGGGACGAAGCGTTCCGCGGTCAGCGCGGGTGCGTTCAGGTAGCCCCGTGCCAGGC
This region includes:
- a CDS encoding ABC transporter ATP-binding protein; the protein is MFSKTRPWHRRLPPQLRLAGTVAAAAPGYSGLLGVLLLSAAVLPAAVAVTVGSLVTAVLEADRTSPESLFSAVLPLFCAIVVLVLLQQTLPPFQETVGELLGARSMASLGGRVMRATMAPSGIDHLARTSVRERLASARHFAPTDYAPLFAVPALATVAGTTLAALVSAAVLFAFTWWVPLLLILSRAVAREASRRSILSAHAADSEQKGALRRADYLRELATTPRAAKELRVFGLGAWVVRGFDTAWVSAMRGIWAQRGSGRRSLILVLVPTLVADLVVLGLLASSAVGGQISPGQFTTFVLAVLGLGSLPLMSTQDIYAEYGSRPISAAGELEDELRAIDPAPPARPLPPAPALSREIRFEEVSFRYPGTEREVLAGLDLTIPAGGSLGLVGLNGAGKTTLVKLLAGLHRPTSGRITVDGTDLRGADPRSWQSTVAAVFQDFVRFDLSVADNIALGAPALREDRAAIVRAAEQAGLAEAVEGLPHGWDTVLNRLHSKGAELSGGQWQRLALARGLFAVRGGARVLILDEPTASLDVRAEADFFNHLLGLETDPTIILISHRFATVRRADTIAVLEDGRVREHGTHDDLCGRDTRYGSLFRLQAAAFTSPPEGAR
- a CDS encoding GNAT family N-acetyltransferase, whose translation is MAKARKQPTDVDVKPLTVERWDDFEALFTSAAIPGRCWCMWQRGTQKDAIENRGEGNRTAMRGKVDDGEEVGLLAYADGVPAAWCSIGPRSAFGRLSRSPALTPAEGSEPPEKVWSTVCYFVHRDYRHLGLAHELLRAAVEYARERGAEAFEGYPVKPRDKRIDTPSAFPGTSAMFVQAGFSPVPSRAPDRSIQMIMRRRLN
- a CDS encoding condensation domain-containing protein, which gives rise to MPETDTGGATRHLRGDVRDRLLARQPTPPGGVPSAPGEPVPVTRAQLAVALHERVKGGHAYQLPITIRLHGPLAADLLEEAITALVQRHAVLRTTVRYSGGGFVQDTAPAAPVGLARTTLTALPPKERSDALHELLAGEVTRGVDPARSPLLRAHLIALQPEEHVLLLLTHHLAADGASSDILLRDLGELYSAARAERSPMLPELPVSYQDFALWQRARTRSGAWDAQRSYWRERLRGAVPPAGLPYDRPRPPQVGPRGGTVPWHMPPGPAAGLRLLARERGTTFFAAVLAGYAALLHRLEAGDDLVVGVPFDGRRHPDLQPVAGLFATLLPLRLRAEPSMPFSALVDQAGDAVLGGLAHLDASAEPPDRDAAPPVRITLAMNPATPESEPFEHLRVERMHLPGASAKFDLGLALVDGPRIVGAFEYASDLWDRETVQGIGSALSAVLSSASGRPDTPVGSLPLVDGADREQVLRWSRAGAYE
- a CDS encoding ABC transporter ATP-binding protein, which translates into the protein MKNVSLRPLRTVLRFALEADKGRTVLLFTLTLLEMCPVAAVWALKVLVDALSQGESARAVTSVVAMAALLTLGRLASHGGVRIKADLTERTGLYIDRRVMSIAATLPELDHHERAEYRRKLEMLRFERAQLVMTLGTFASVLGLAARALLTMAVLFALDPLLVLLPLFAVPAFLASRKSADLDRAAKDGTLEHWYQANGLLDLATSSTAAKELRVFALHDELPRRFDAFWRTIESVRLRARLRGSLIAVAGWAVFCAGFGAALATVLWRFAEGTATAGDLAAAVAIVLQLNGQVGGLVGTVGMMHVCLRAVGRLDWLENHARTAASRGGEATVPDRLREGITLHDVSFSYPDSDRNTLDRIGLRIRAGTTVAIVGENGAGKTTLVKLLFGLYQPTSGRITADTTDIRDLDPAAWRAATTAAFQDFERFELPLGSVVGIGDLPRSEDEAAIRTALERAGATEVPGATPDGLATRLGSSYPDGSDLSGGQWQKLALARALMRPAPLLTVFDEPTANLDPVTEKSLFDRYAAASRESARTTGGVTVLVTHRFSTVRSADVIVVMDHGRLVETGSHTELMEADGMYAELYRLQARAYL
- a CDS encoding non-ribosomal peptide synthetase; protein product: MSDLIRRLARLSPERRAAFLRGLGADTTESGPRLERGPRAAVGDWPLSLQQEQLWILDQTFPGQSMYNVATRVALRGALDRSALERALHRLERRHEVLRTHIVDKDGIPVQRVVEEARVLLDTEDLSALAGHEQERSLDALCARRANEPFDLGRAPLARACLIRLAADHHELLWITHHVVCDGWSVTLWLGELRAAYLAETGGPALPEPSAPRYVDYAQWQRTWLEGPQADGARRRARAALEGAEPLSLPTDRAPGSQRTFEGAVEVVPMDRAPLSDVDAFARAQGVPTLAVFTAAFQAVLHRWTGQEDLVIGSAVANRNQSPTRSTIGCFTNVLPLRGSLRGDQAFADVVAAAASAVLDALEWQDLPLAEVVEAVRPPRPADRLPLVQATLTLQSAAGLAAVDDPSEDDGRGALCFELRPQPNGGARFELAVEIGTNPDGTYLLAEYNTGLFDTDTIRTLLGAVETLLADGMAEPERTIGDLPLMSATEQRRVTREWNRTAVPRRPATLDAAFAEQAARTPDAVALESHGRELTYRELDAWSDRLARSIRAHGVGPEDLVGVCVNRSNARIAAVLGVLKAGAAYVPVEPEHPTERNHSLLANAGVCAVVADAEHHGRFDGVGPVIGPEDEPGDRAFPAPRPARPDNAAYVLFTSGSTGAPKGVAVSHANVSQFIATVREMFSLDEADVIPQFAALTFDVSVFEIFGTLLSGGRLVMCGEQDRRDPHRLTDLLARSGATVVDLPPAVMALLEPEELPRLRVAFVGGEAFPGGLASRWAATGCAFYNGYGTTENTVTTIAKRVVGAWHASPPIGRAMANHRAYVLDSRMRPVPVGMPGELYVGGSGTARGYLGRPGLTAERFLPDPFAPGPGERVYRTGDLARWRSDGDLEYLGRLDRQVQISGQRVELGEIESVLAGLPGVRQAVVEPDDSSHTTRLTAYLSGDTADDGQEARRRLAELLPGYMVPHAFMWLDRVPLTPSGKVDRSALPSPEAPQQGRSPATPTERRLVEEVVGPLLGQAVLDTEADLFELGVTSMQTMRILVRVRSVFGVRISPGEVYLRPTVARIAALIDEERDRSAQSPTFADLVTELSALPPEEALRRLDEPGEH